The genomic region CAGTCAAATGTATCTACTCATCTTCGTTCCATCATTCCTTACAAACAGGCTGCAGATCTTTCAGACAGTGAGATCTTCTACACACATTCTTCTTCACATCATTCCACACGTTTCTACAAGGATTTAGTTCCAAACTCTGACTGTAACATTCCAGATATTTTAGAGCAAATTCTGCAGTTGATGGTACCAAAAGGTGAAGTGTTTCTTTTCAGACATCGAACATCTGCAGATTTTTGTGCTACAATGGATTGGAATCTGAAGCCATTTATGATTCCATCAATCTTGATTAGAGGTCCAGAGCTCTTAGATCTCCACTCTATCTTTACCATGgttccaccaccaccatgcttgggTATGATAATGTTTGGAGGACTTGTTTTGGTCTAATCCAATCTTCCGAGAAGGTTCAAACCACCAGACCTCATCACCCAGACATGTGAAGAATACGAGTGATGGTGTGGCATCCTGGTGAACTAATTCAGTTCCTGGCCAGATGTTTCCTTTAACATCGCTGTAGATCCCTAAGAAGCCTCTGTGAtacttttgttttccttttggaGAAACGTCCATCCACTCATTTTCTCTACTTCTTAAAGATGGCCTTCAGCTGTTCCTGATTGATAAATGAGAATTCTGCAGCAAGACTGCATGCTTGGTAAGCTCTTCATGTGAAATCAAGAAGATGTGAGAAGATCCTACAGAAATGGCtgatctttttttaaaggttaGAAACATTGGACTGGTGCAGAGATAAACATGAGCTCGAATGTGATTGGTTGATTAAAGGGTGTGCTTACTTTTGCAACCAGGTTACtttatgttttttcttcctGATTGACATGATTTGTAATTTAAGAGTTTTAATCGTAACGGTTATACGGTACCCCGGTGTCCTCGTCTCCGCGTCTCTCCTCCTGTCGTCCTCTTTGATTTTGCGAGCGGCCTGTTTGGAGCGAGTGATCTGTAAGTCCAGCATGTGTAAATAGTCCTTAGCGGAGAGCTCGTCCGGCTGGGGGGGCCGTGGGGTCggaggagggggagggggtGAAAGTGAAGGTGAGGTGGAGAGCACCTCTCGAGGGGTGGAGTCCTCGCCGTCCGGAGACTCCAGAAACAGTCCGTTAAAGAGAGACGGTCGCTCGGTGTGGATCGGGATGTTCAGGCTGTGACGCAGGAAAATGCAGTCGTTACTGAAGAGTTTGTTCGCTCTCTTGATCTGCTCCATctgggagagagaaggagagagggagagataaagagacaAAAGATCATAaggggtgccattacttttagGCACATACAACAAAATGCCTTGTCACCTCTATTTAGAGAACTAAAAGAGCAAGAAGTGAGAATTGGATTACAGCTCATTAATCCCTACCAGTGagcactacacactacacaggCGGGGCCAAATGGCCGATACACCCAACTTAGTGCACTAAAATACCTGTTGAGTTACAGCCCCCACCCCCAGACACAGGGGGTCATTTATGACCACTACACTCTACTAAGAGCACCAGAGTGTCACTTGAGTTAACATACAGCTCCTTAACCCTTACAAATGCACTACATACAGGATAAAGTAGAGCCTCTTAAACCCTACTTAGTGCACAAGAGCGTCATTTGAGGAACAACCCCTTGTAGGTGTGCAGATGTAAGCGCACTGGAGCATGTAGTGTCTTTCACTTCCTACAAGGTGCTAATCCCTGTGTACAAAACAAGCTCACTGTGCCTTCTACACCCTACATAGTGCACTAAACTTGGAGG from Silurus meridionalis isolate SWU-2019-XX chromosome 13, ASM1480568v1, whole genome shotgun sequence harbors:
- the lysmd2 gene encoding lysM and putative peptidoglycan-binding domain-containing protein 2, giving the protein MAEGDVSPVLPRCRSGSDSDGELWLSLARAKTRSYGSTASVTATLGERYVEHRVTDGDTLQGIALKYGVTMEQIKRANKLFSNDCIFLRHSLNIPIHTERPSLFNGLFLESPDGEDSTPREVLSTSPSLSPPPPPPTPRPPQPDELSAKDYLHMLDLQITRSKQAARKIKEDDRRRDAETRTPGDDEDQTPTASAYQEI